One window from the genome of Phocoena phocoena chromosome 15, mPhoPho1.1, whole genome shotgun sequence encodes:
- the LOC136135512 gene encoding apoptosis-associated speck-like protein containing a CARD isoform X1 yields the protein MGCMRDASLDALENLTAEELKKFKMKLLSVPLREGCGHIPRGMLLPMDAVDLTDKLVSYYLEANLTALVLRNMGMQEVAEQLQETLGTGSSTHPGPSSSPPLPPTPALHFVEQHRAALIARVTDVDGVLDALYGKVLTEDQYQAVRAERTNPTKMRKLFSFAPAWNLTCKDLLLQALRDTQPYLVVDLEQS from the exons ATGGGGTGCATGCGTGATGCCAGCCTGGATGCGCTGGAGAACCTGACTGCAGAGGAGCTCAAGAAGTTCAAGATGAAGCTGCTTTCAGTGCCGCTGCGTGAAGGCTGCGGACACATCCCACGGGGGATGCTGCTGCCCATGGATGCTGTGGACCTCACCGACAAGCTCGTCAGCTACTATCTGGAGGCCAACCTCACGGCGCTCGTGCTTCGCAACATGGGCATGCAGGAGGTGGCGGAGCAGCTGCAGGAGACCTTGG GGACAGGCTCCAGCACCCACCCTGGTCCCAgctcatcccctcccctccctcccaccccagcactGCACTTTGTGGAGCAGCATCGGGCGGCCCTCATTGCGCGGGTCACAGACGTGGATGGGGTGCTGGACGCCCTGTACGGGAAGGTCCTGACAGAGGACCAGTACCAGGCAGTGCGGGCGGAGCGCACCAATCCTACCAAGATGAGGAAGCTCTTCAGCTTTGCTCCAGCCTGGAACCTGACCTGCAAGGATCTGCTCCTCCAGGCCCTGAGGGACACCCAGCCCTACCTGGTGGTCGACCTGGAGCAGAGCTGA
- the LOC136135512 gene encoding apoptosis-associated speck-like protein containing a CARD isoform X2 yields MGCMRDASLDALENLTAEELKKFKMKLLSVPLREGCGHIPRGMLLPMDAVDLTDKLVSYYLEANLTALVLRNMGMQEVAEQLQETLGKGLHFVEQHRAALIARVTDVDGVLDALYGKVLTEDQYQAVRAERTNPTKMRKLFSFAPAWNLTCKDLLLQALRDTQPYLVVDLEQS; encoded by the exons ATGGGGTGCATGCGTGATGCCAGCCTGGATGCGCTGGAGAACCTGACTGCAGAGGAGCTCAAGAAGTTCAAGATGAAGCTGCTTTCAGTGCCGCTGCGTGAAGGCTGCGGACACATCCCACGGGGGATGCTGCTGCCCATGGATGCTGTGGACCTCACCGACAAGCTCGTCAGCTACTATCTGGAGGCCAACCTCACGGCGCTCGTGCTTCGCAACATGGGCATGCAGGAGGTGGCGGAGCAGCTGCAGGAGACCTTGGGCAAGGG actGCACTTTGTGGAGCAGCATCGGGCGGCCCTCATTGCGCGGGTCACAGACGTGGATGGGGTGCTGGACGCCCTGTACGGGAAGGTCCTGACAGAGGACCAGTACCAGGCAGTGCGGGCGGAGCGCACCAATCCTACCAAGATGAGGAAGCTCTTCAGCTTTGCTCCAGCCTGGAACCTGACCTGCAAGGATCTGCTCCTCCAGGCCCTGAGGGACACCCAGCCCTACCTGGTGGTCGACCTGGAGCAGAGCTGA